In Mercurialis annua linkage group LG5, ddMerAnnu1.2, whole genome shotgun sequence, a single genomic region encodes these proteins:
- the LOC126682799 gene encoding glycerate dehydrogenase — MAKPVQIEVWNPNGKYRVVSTKPMPGTRWINLLIEQGCRVEICTEKKTILSVEDIIALIGDKCDGVIGQLTEDWGETLFSALSKAGGKAFSNMAVGYNNVDVNAANKYGVAVGNTPGVLTETTAELAASLSLAAARRIVEADEFMRAGLYDGWLPNLYVGNLLKGQTVGVIGAGRIGSAYARMMIEGFKMNLIYFDLYQATRLEKFVTAYGAFLKANGEQPVTWRRASSMDEVLREADVISLHPILDKTTYHLINKERLATMKKDAILVNCSRGPVVDEVALVEHLKQNPMFRVGLDVFEDEPYMKPGLADMKNAIVVPHIASASKWTREGMATLAALNVLGKIKGYPMWGNPNQVEPFLDENVPPPAAAPSIVNAKALGLPVSKL; from the exons ATGGCAAAACCTGTTCAAATTGAAGTTTGGAACCCTAATGGGAAATACAGAGTCGTTAGCACTAAGCCTATGCCGGGAACTCGCTGGATCAATCTCTTGATCGAGCAAGGTTGCAGAGTCGAG ATATGCACTGAGAAGAAAACTATACTATCTGTTGAAGATATTATTGCTTTGATTGGTGATAAGTGTGATGGAGTCATTGGTCAG TTGACGGAAGATTGGGGAGAGACTTTATTTTCAGCTTTGAGCAAAGCTGGAGGGAAAGCTTTCAGTAACATGGCAGTTGGTTATAACAATGTTGATGTTAATGCTGCTAATAAGTATGGTGTTGCTGTTGGAAACACTCCT GGAGTTCTTACAGAGACAACTGCTGAGTTGGCTGCTTCGCTTTCTTTAGCAGCAGCGAGAAGAATAGTTGAAGCTGATGAGTTCATGAGGGCGGGCCTGTATGATGGATGGCTTCCTAATCT ATATGTGGGGAACTTGCTCAAAGGACAGACTGTAGGTGTCATTGGCGCTGGTCGTATTGGATCTGCTTATGCTAGAATGATG ATTGAAGGGTTCAAAATGAATCTAATTTACTTCGATCTTTACCAGGCCACACGCTTAGAGAAGTTTGTTACAG CATATGGTGCATTCTTAAAAGCCAATGGAGAGCAACCCGTTACGTGGAGAAGAGCCTCTAGCATGGATGAGGTGCTTCGCGAGGCGGATGTG ATAAGTCTTCACCCAATCTTAGATAAGACAACATATCATTTGATCAACAAAGAAAGGCTTGCAACAATGAAGAAG GATGCAATTCTAGTTAACTGTAGTAGAGGTCCAGTGGTCGATGAAGTTGCACTTGTGGAGCATTTGAAACAAAATCCTATGTTTCGAGTCGGTCTCGATGTCTTTGAG GATGAACCTTACATGAAGCCTGGGCTTGCCGATATGAAGAATGCCATTGTAGTACCTCATATTGCTTCTGCTTCCAAG TGGACTCGTGAAGGAATGGCAACTCTAGCTGCCCTAAATGTGCTG GGAAAGATTAAAGGATACCCAATGTGGGGCAACCCAAATCAGGTAGAACCATTCCTGGATGAAAACGTTCCGCCACCGGCTGCAGCTCCGAGTATTGTCAATGCAAAGGCCTTGg GTTTACCTGTGTCAAAACTATGA
- the LOC126682800 gene encoding probable aquaporin PIP2-8: MAKDVSEETQPSHAKDYVDPPPAPFLDMGEIKLWSFYRALIAEFIATLLFLYVTVATVIGHKNQTDPCGGVGLLGIAWAFGGMIFILVYCTAGISGGHINPAVTFGLLLARKVSLIRAVAYMVAQCLGAICGVGLVKAFMKNPYNHLGGGANTVADGYSNGTALGAEIIGTFVLVYTVFSATDPKRSARDSHVPVLAPLPIGFAVFMVHLATIPITGTGINPARSFGAAVIYNNEKAWDDHWIFWVGPMVGAIAAAAYHQYILRAAAIKALGSFRSNPTN, encoded by the exons ATGGCGAAGGATGTGAGTGAAGAAACACAACCCAGCCATGCAAAAGACTACGTGGATCCACCACCAGCTCCATTTCTTGACATGGGCGAGATCAAGCTCTGGTCTTTTTACCGGGCTCTTATAGCCGAGTTCATAGCTACTCTTCTGTTCCTCTACGTCACTGTCGCCACTGTCATTGGCCACAAGAATCAAACCGACCCGTGTGGTGGAGTTGGCCTCTTGGGTATTGCATGGGCCTTCGGTGGCATGATTTTCATCCTCGTTTACTGCACCGCCGGTATCTCTG GTGGTCATATTAACCCGGCGGTTACTTTTGGGCTGCTTTTGGCGAGGAAGGTATCGCTGATTAGAGCTGTGGCTTACATGGTGGCTCAGTGTTTGGGTGCTATCTGTGGAGTTGGGTTGGTTAAGGCCTTCATGAAGAACCCTTACAACCATCTAGGAGGCGGTGCTAACACGGTGGCTGATGGGTACAGCAATGGCACTGCTTTGGGTGCTGAAATTATTGGAACTTTTGTTCTTGTTTACACTGTTTTTTCTGCTACTGATCCTAAGAGAAGTGCACGTGACTCTCACGTTCCT GTTTTGGCCCCACTCCCTATTGGATTTGCTGTGTTCATGGTCCATTTGGCTACAATTCCAATTACTGGTACTGGTATCAACCCAGCTAGAAGCTTTGGTGCTGCTGTTATCTACAACAATGAAAAAGCTTGGGATGACCAT TGGATCTTCTGGGTTGGACCGATGGTTGGAGCAATAGCAGCAGCTGCATATCATCAGTACATTCTGAGAGCAGCAGCCATCAAGGCCTTGGGATCATTCCGCAGCAATCCTACCAACTAA
- the LOC126682798 gene encoding uncharacterized protein LOC126682798 — translation MADFHRHPLLLLQGPPLSNVKPPRVSSLDVFRGLCVFLMMLVDYGGSIFPIIAHTPWNGLHLADFVMPFFLFIAGVSLALVYKKVPNQVDATRKAVVRAVKLFLLGVFLQGGYFHGINSLTYGVDIERIRWLGILQRISIGYIAAALCEIWLSRRVQTQREVGFFKNYYLHWIVAFSLTAIYLGLLYGIYVPDWEFEVSNTASSVLPTNGSSVYLVKCSVRGDLGPACNSAAMIDRYILGIDHLYTKPVHRNLKECNMTKGHVSEDSPSWCHAPFDPEGLLSSLTAAITSIIGLQCGHVLAHIQDHKGRIESWSLFSASLLLLGSILAIIGIPVNKSLYTISYMLITSSLAGITFCALYLLVDVYGYRYVTLPLEWIGKHSLSIFILVTSNVAIIAIQGFYLKKPENNIIHSIVSFFIQR, via the exons ATGGCAGATTTTCATCGTCATCCCTTACTGCTTCTTCAAGGACCTCCTCTGTCCAATGTTAAACCCCCACGTGTCTCCTCTCTCGATGTTTTTCGTGGCCTCTGCGTCTTC CTGATGATGCTGGTTGATTATGGAGGCTCCATATTTCCAATAATAGCTCATACGCCCTGGAATGGCCTTCACTTGGCAGATTTTGTTATGCCCTTCTTTCTTTTCATTGCTGGTGTTTCTCTTGCTCTTGTCTATAAG AAAGTACCTAACCAAGTAGATGCAACAAGGAAAGCAGTTGTTAGGGCAGTAAAACTGTTCCTTCTCGGTGTTTTTCTTCAAG GTGGTTATTTTCATGGGATTAATTCCTTGACTTATGGTGTTGACATTGAAAGAATACGCTGGCTTGGCATTCTGCAG AGAATATCTATTGGATACATTGCTGCGGCTTTATGTGAGATTTGGCTTTCACGTCGAGTCCAGACGCAGAGAGAAGTAGGTTTCTTCAAGAATTATTATTTGCATTG GATTGTGGCATTTTCATTGACTGCAATTTACTTGGGATTATTATATGGGATATATGTTCCAGATTGGGAATTTGAAGTGTCCAACACAGCTTCTTCTGTGCTTCCAACCAATGGCAGCAGTGTTTATTTG GTCAAATGTTCAGTGAGAGGTGATCTTGGACCTGCATGCAATTCAGCTGCAATGATTGATCGCTACATTCTTGGTATTGATCACCTATATACGAAACCTGTTCACAGAAACCTGAAG GAATGTAACATGACAAAAGGCCACGTTTCAGAGGATTCGCCTTCGTGGTGCCATGCGCCTTTTGATCCTGAAGGACTTCTAAG CTCCTTAACAGCTGCAATAACCAGCATAATTGGACTTCAATGCGGGCACGTTCTTGCTCACATACAG GATCACAAGGGGCGTATTGAAAGCTGGTCCTTATTCTCAGCTTCACTTCTTCTTCTTGGGTCGATCCTTGCCATCATAG GCATCCCTGTGAATAAATCTCTGTATACGATTAGCTATATGCTAATTACTTCTTCTTTAGCAGGAATCACTTTTTGTGCTTTATACTTGTTG GTAGATGTATATGGTTACCGATACGTGACATTACCATTAGAGTGGATAGGAAAACATTCTTTAAGTATATTTATTCTCGTAACTTCAAACGTAGCTATTATCGCCATTCAAGGATTTTACTTGAAGAAACCTGAAAACAACATA ATTCATTCGATTGTTTCGTTCTTCATACAACGATGA